A single region of the Drosophila miranda strain MSH22 chromosome 2, D.miranda_PacBio2.1, whole genome shotgun sequence genome encodes:
- the LOC108154756 gene encoding cysteine-rich hydrophobic domain-containing protein 2: MSFSDFDAIYEDEQLEELEHFQDQSVAPVPEPIIIRGAGNMTVFGLSNRFNSEFPCGLLSRVAPEEFKATVGRINGVLKKSLPVNVKWLFCGCVCCCCTLGCSLWPVICLSKRTQLTLDKLFEWENNHLYHKLGLHWRLHKQQCDSNSMMEYVILIEFIPKTPIYRPD; encoded by the exons ATGTCTTTCTccgatttcgatgccatctaCGAGGATGAGCAGCTGGAGGAGTTGGAGCACTTTCAGGATCAATCGGTGGCGCCAGTGCCCGAGCCCATCATTATTCGGGGCGCAGGCAATATGACTGT ATTTGGTCTGAGCAATCGCTTCAATTCGGAGTTTCCATGCGGCCTGCTGTCGCGCGTGGCCCCCGAGGAGTTCAAGGCGACTGTGGGTCGCATCAATGGAGTTCTGAAGAAATCCCTGCCCGTCAATGTCAAGTGGCTCTTCTGTGGCTgcgtctgctgctgttgcacgCTCGGCTGCTCCCTCTGGCCCGTCATCTGTCTCAGCAAACGC ACACAGCTCACTCTGGACAAACTGTTCGAATGGGAGAATAATCATCTATATCATAAGCTGGGCCTGCACTGGCGACTGCATAAGCAACAATGTGATTCCAATTCCATGATGGAGTATGttattttaattgaatttatacccaaaacgcCCATCTATAGGCCGGACTAG